Part of the Paenibacillus sp. FSL R7-0273 genome is shown below.
CCAACTTGCTTTTTTCACGCCAGGGATCTGGCCTTTATAAGCTAACTCACGGAAACAAATTCTGCAAATTTTGAACTTTTGCAGCACTGAATGTGGACGACCGCAACGCTCACAACGTGTATATGCACGTACTTTGAACTTAGGTTCGCGTTGTTGTTTAACTTTCATCGAAGTTTTTGCCACTTTAGCCTGACACCTCCTAAACATTTTCGGAGAAAATGGATCTATATTACTTAGCGAAAGGCATTCCCAGCTGATTCAGCAGCTCACGGGATTCCTCATCCGTCTTTGCAGTAGTTACGATAACGATGTCCATACCGCGCACCTTATCCACTTTGTCATACTCGATTTCCGGGAAGATCAGTTGTTCTTTAAGACCAAGCGTGTAGTTACCACGGCCGTCGAAGGCTTTGGTGGATACACCGCGGAAGTCACGTACGCGTGGAAGCGTTACGTTGAACAATTTGTCCAGGAAGTAGTACATGCGCTCGCCGCGCAGTGTAACTTTAACCCCGATCGGCATGTTTTCGCGCAGTTTGAAACCGGCGATGGATTTCTTTGCTTTAGTGATTACTGGCTTTTGACCAGAGATCAATTGCATGTCGTTAACTGCAGCATCCAGCACTTTGGAGTTTTGAACAGCGTCACCCACACCCATGTTGATGACAACCTTCTCGATCTTAGGTACTTGCATAACAGTTGTATAGTTGAACTTCTGCATCAGAGCAGGTGTAATTTCATTCAAGAAACGTTCTTTCATTCTTGCTGCCATGAAGATTTACCTCCTTTCTTTAGGACTAATTAGTCGATAATCTCTCCGGATCTCTTAGCTACCCGAACCTTCTTACCGTTATCGAGCACTTTGTAACCGATACGTGTTACTTTACCGCTCTTCGGATCGATGTGCATTACGTTGGACACATGGATCGAAGCTTCCTGCTCGATGATTCCGCCTTGCGGATTCAGCTGGTTAGGCTTCTGGTGTTTTTTCACCATGTTTACACCTTCTACCAGAACGCGGTTTTCGCGAGGATAAGCAGCGATGACACGGCCTTTTTTACCTTTGTCTTTCCCGCTGATCACAAGCACCACATCATCTTTTTTCACGTGCAGTTTATTGTTATGGGATTCCAGAACTTTTTTCACTCTAGGCATTGATTACACCTCCTATGACTAACCTTTTCAGTACTTCACGTTACTGTAGGGTAACTTATTAGATTACTTCCGGTGCCAAGGAAACGATCTTCATGTAGTCCTTATCGCGAAGTTCGCGAGCAACTGGTCCGAAGATACGTGTTCCGCGCGGGCTTCTGTCGTCTTTAACAACAACAGCTGCGTTTTCGTCAAAAGAAATGTAAGATCCGTCTTTACGGCGTACAGTACGTTTAGTACGAACAACTACCGCTTTAACAACATCACCTTTTTTGACAACGCCGCCTGGTGTTGCTTGTTTAACGGAACAAACAATCAGATCTCCGATTGCTGCTGTACGGCGTCCAGTACCACCCAGTACGCGGATACACATCAGTTCCTTCGCACCAGAGTTGTCAGCCACATGCAAACGTGTAAATGGTTGAATCATTATTAATTTCCTCCTTCCGGAAAAACTCTCAGATTATCTTAGATGATAACCGCTGCTTCTACCACTTCAACAAGTCTCCAACGTTTGTCCTTGGACAATGGACGAGTTTCCATGACTTTCACAACATCACCAATTTTCGCAACGTTACCTTCATCATGTGCCTTGAATTTCTTCGTGGACTTGATGCGTTTGTGGTACAGGTTGTGCTTTTTATAGGTTTCAACAGCAATTACAATGGTTTTATCCATTTTGTCGCTGACTACTTTACCGATCAGCACTTTACGTGCGTTACGTTCTTCGCTCATAGTTAGCCTCCTTCCTGATTACGGATCTGGTGATCCGCCCTCACTTAACTAATCCCAAGTACTCTTTGATGGATAACGGTTTTAGCACGAGCTATTTCCTTGCGCACATCACGAATCCGAGTAGGGTTATCCAGCTGGCCAGTAGCCAATTGGAAACGGAGATTGAAAAGTTCTTCTTTGAAACCAGCGATCTTTTGTTCAATCTCGGCAGTGGTTAAGTTGCGAAGTTCATTAGCTTTCATTTGCTTCACCACCCACTTCTTCACGTTTCACAAACTTAGTCTTTACAGGCAGCTTGTGAGCGGCAAGACGCATCGCTTCACGAGCGATTTCTTCCGACACGCCTCCGAGTTCGAACATAATCTTACCCGGTTTAACTACTGCTACCCATTTCTCAACGTTACCTTTACCACTACCCATACGAACCTCAAGAGGCTTCTGAGTAATTGGCTTATCCGGGAAAATCTTAATCCAGACCTGACCACCACGTTTGATGTAACGTGTCATTGCAATACGGGCAGCTTCGATCTGACGGTTAGTGATCCAAGATGGTTCCAGAGCTTGCAGGCCGAATTCGCCGAAGTTAAGTTCTGTACCGCCTTTAGCCATACCCTTCATGTGACCGCGTTGTTGCTTGCGGTGTTTAACGCGTTTTGGTACCAACATGATTAGTTGCCTCCTTCCTGAGCAGCTTGTTTCTTAGCTGGGGGAAGAACTTCTCCACGGTAGATCCATACTTTTACACCGATACGGCCGTAAGTAGTATGTGCTTCAGCCGTTCCGTAGTCGATATCGGCACGAAGCGTATGAAGTGGAACTGTTCCTTCGCTATAACCTTCTGAACGGGCAATCTCAGCGCCGCCAAGACGTCCGCCAACTTGAGTTTTGATTCCTTTTGCACCGGAGCGCATAGTTCTTTGAATCGCTTGTTTCAGAGCACGACGGAACGATACACGACGCTCCAGCTGTTGTGCAATGCTTTCAGCTACAAGAATAGCATCCAATTCAGGGTGCTTAATTTCGTTGATGTTAATGTGAACCTTTTTGCCACCGGCGATAGCTGTAACTGCGTTGCGAAGTACTTCTACTTCTGCTCCGCCTTTACCAATTACCATACCTGGTTTAGCAGTGTGAATTGTAACATTCACTCGGCTTGCCGCTCTTTCGATCTCGATGCGGGAAACAGAGGAATCTTTCAATTTTCCTTTAAGGTATTCACGGATTTTGACGTCTTCCATTAAAAGAGTACCGAAATCTTTGCCTGCATACCATTTAGATTCCCAATCGCGAATGACACCGATTCGGAGTCCGACTGGATTTACCTTTTGACCCACGTGTTATCCCTCCTTATTTCTCAGATACCACCAAAGTAATGTGGCTGGTACGTTTATTGATCCGGCTTGCACGGCCCATGGCGCGCGGACGGAAACGTTTCATAGTAGGACCCTGGTTAACGAAAATTTCGCTAACGAACAGACTGTTTACGTCCATGGAGTAGTTGTGCTCAGCATTGGCAATCGCCGAGTTAAGCAGCTTTTCAACTACCGGAGAAGCGGATTTTGGAGTGTGGCGAAGAATTGCGATTGCTTCCCCCACTTGCTTGCCGCGAATCAAGTCAACAACCAGTTTCGCTTTACGAGCAGAAATCCGCACCGATCTAGCATGTGCTTTTGCTTCCATTTATTTTCCCTCCTCTCGAACGAAGACCTGTAATTATCTTCTTGTTTTCTTATCGTCACCCGCATGGCCTTTGTAAGTACGTGTTGGCGCGAACTCGCCCAACTTGTGACCTACCATATCTTCCGTTACGTATACTGGCACGTGCTTACGGCCGTCATATACACCAAACGTATGTCCGATAAACTGAGGGAAAATTGTTGAGCGACGGGACCAGGTTTTTACTACAACTTTCTTCTCTGATGCGTTCAGTTCCTCAACTTTTTTCAGCAGGTAGCCATCGATAAACGGCCCCTTTTTTAAACTGCGACCCATGTATGAATCCTCCCTTCATCCGGTTCTTCAAACCGCGAATCGACGCTTCGCGCTTGTCTTAATGCCAGAAGCGTCTTATTTCGTGCGGCGGCGAACGATATATTTATCAGATGCCTTGTTTTTCTTACGCGTTTTGTAGCCAAGGGTTGGTTTGCCCCATGGAGACATAGGCGATTTCCGTCCGATTGGAGCGCGGCCTTCACCACCACCGTGTGGGTGATCGTTAGGGTTCATTACTACCCCGCGAACTTCAGGACGTTGGCCGAGCCAGCGACTGCGTCCGGCTTTACCGATTTTGATCAGCTCGTGATCTTCGTTACCTACGGATCCGATTGTTGCACGGCAAACGCTCAGAATTCTGCGAACTTCACCGGAGTTCAAACGAACGGATACGTATTTTTCTTCTTTACCGAGCAATTGAGCTTCTGTACCAGCAGCACGAACCAACTGTCCGCCTTTGCCTGGTTTCAACTCAATGTTGTGGATAACTGTACCAACTGGAATGTTAGCCAGTGGGAGTGCGTTACCAACTTTGATATCCGCCGCAGGGCCGGATTCTACTTTATCCCCAACTTTTAGGCCTTTAGGAGCGATAATGTAACGTTTCTCTCCGTCAGCATAGTGGATCAAAGCAATGTTGGAAGTACGGTTCGGGTCATACTCGATTGTAGCAACGCTACCTGGTATGCCGTCTTTAGTCCGTTTGAAATCGATAATACGGTATTTACGTTTGTGTCCGCCGCCATGGTGACGAACCGTAATTTTACCTTGGTTGTTGCGGCCGGCTTTTTTGCTCAGCGGTGCAAGCAACGATTTCTCTGGCTGGTTTGTTGTGATTTCTTCAAACGTAGACACGGACATAGCGCGTCTTGCCGGAGAGGTCGGTTTGTACTTTTTGATTGGCACTGTAGTTTCCTCCTTACTTCAAGAGTATTATTCTACCGCTTCAAAGAATTCAAGCGGTTTGCTGTCCGGGCTAAGTTTCACGATGGCTTTTTTCCACTCTGGAGTGTATCCGGAGTATTTGCCATAACGCTTCAATTTACCAGGTACGCGCATTGTGTTCACACTAACGACTTTCACTTTAAAAATAGCCTCGACAGCTTTTTTGATTTCGGTCTTGTTAGCACGGATATCCACTTCAAAAGCGTATTTCAATTCGCTCATGTATTCGGATGTGCGTTCCGTAATCACCGGACGTTTGATAATATCACGAGGATCTTTCATTACGCGAACACCTCCTCTACCTTCAGAACTGCTTCTTTAGTGATGATCAGTTTGTCGTACGTCAGTACGTCAAGAACATTAATGCCGTCAGCCGCTACGAATTTCACCCCAGGGATGTTACGAGCGGAAAGCGCTACGTTATCATCATAGCTTGGAGCTACGATCAACGCTTTGCTGTCTACCTTCAGGTTGTTCAGAATCGCCGCGAATTCTTTCGTCTTCGGAGCATTCAGTGTCAGGCTATCAAGTACGATAATGTCATTCCCGATAACTTTCGAGGACAATGCGGATTTGATGGCCAAACGGCGAACTTTCTTAGGCAGTTTCCAGGAATAGCTGCGTGGAGTTGGTCCGAAGACTACGCCGCCGCCTTTCCATTGTGGAGAACGAATGGAGCCTTGACGAGCGCGACCTGTACCTTTTTGTTTCCAAGGCTTACGTCCGCCGCCACGAACTTCAGAACGTCCTTTAACTTTGTGTGTACCACGACGAAGGGAAGCTCTTTGCATAAGTGCAGCTTCGTGCAGGACATGCACGTTCGGCTCAATACCGAACACTGAATCACTCAGTTCAACTTCGCCAACTTCGTTACCACTGATATTAAAAAGTGTTACTTTTGGCATTTCATGTTCCTCCTTTCTTCAATGATTATTTCTTAACAGTTTCTTTAACTTTCACGAAGCTGTTCTTAGGTCCTGGAATTGCACCCTTAACCAGCAGCACGTTGCGTTCAACATCCACTTTAATGATTTCAAGCTTCTGAACCGTTACGGTTGTGTGACCCATGTGACCTGGAAGGCGTTTGCCCTTAGGAACACGGTTAGCTTGAATGGAACCCATGGAACCAGGTCTTCTGTGGTAGCGCGAGCCGTGAGACATTGGTCCGCGGCTTTGACCCCAACGTTTGATGTTACCCTGGAATCCTTTACCTTTGCTAGTACCAGTTACGTCAACAAATTCGCCTTCAGTGAAGATATCAGCCTTCAGCTCTTGTCCAACCTCGAGTGCCCCGAGGTCAACACCGCGAATTTCGCGAACGTAGCGCTTAGGTGTAGCATTTGCCTTTTTGGCGTGACCCTGTTCAGGCTTGTTGGAGCGGCTTTCCTTCTTATCGGAAAAGCCCAACTGCACTGCTTCATATCCGTCGATATTCAGGTCTTTCTTTTGCAGTACCACACAAGGTCCAGCTTCGATAACCGATACTGCGATCACGTTACCTTCTGGAGTAAACACTTGAGTCATACCGAGTTTTTTTCCTAAGATACCTTTCATGTTGACACCTCTTTTCTTTTCCTAATTACTTATTGTTGGAATTACAATTTGATTTCGATATCTACACCGGACGGTAGATCCAAGCGCATCAAGGCATCCACAGTTTGTGGTGTTGGATTCACAATATCGATCAGACGCTTGTGAGTCCGCTGTTCAAACTGTTCACGGGAATCCTTGTACTTGTGTACCGCACGGAGAATGGTAATGATTTGCTTCTCAGTTGGCAGCGGGATCGGCCCGGATACACCAGCACCCGAACGTTTTGCTGTTTCAACGATTTTCTCTGCGGATTGATCAAGAATTCTGTGGTCGTATGCTTTCAAGCGGATACGAATTTTTTGCTTTGCCATTTTAGTCCCTCCTTCTATCGCCCAATTTATTATCGGACATACTCCGTGAAAATTTTCTGACGTCGACCTCATGGCAAAGGGGCCGGGTGTGTCAGTAACCTCTCACATCATCGCAACGTCTCAGAACAACATTTATTATTATATATAATAGCCGCCTACTTTGCAAGCGAAAATAGAAAACAACACGATTTTATTTTCAAAATGTAATTCAGCTATGTATTGTACGCTTTATAGTCCTTTACTTCTCGCAAAACCGGCTGTGCCATCCGATTCAGGACGCCGCAGCCGGTTCTGTTTGCATACTGTTTTCTTCTATATAAATATGCATTACATTATGTTGGATTAAAGATTATCGGTAGCCGACTTAAAATACTCCGCCGATGCGGCACTTTGCGCCGTTGTTGAGCCAATTCCTTCTATTGTCTGTATTAATACCTTGATCTCTTCTTCCACTACTACGATTTCCTGTGTGCTGGCCTGCATGGAATCAACAATTACACTGAACAATCTGCTGGTCTCGACAGACTGCTCTTTACCGCTCCTTGTCAGTTCCTGCACCTTACGGATCTCCTGAACTACCTGGCGGGTCAGCTCCGCTGATTGCTGTGTTAAGTCGCCTATCCGAACAACGGTGCTCTTGGTATCCTCAGCCAGCCGGCTGACTTCGCTCGCCACTACACTAAAGCCTCTGCCATGTTCGCCGGCGCGCGCTGCTTCTATTGTAGCGTTAAGTGAAAGAATTTTGGTCTGGTCGGCGATTTCCTGCACCGCTGCCACAATCCGCTGGATCTGCCTGGAGGAGCTGCTTAGCTCATTTACAGAGCGTTCCATCTCATTAGTGCTCTCATAAATAAGGTTGATCTGGCCGCTTAGGCTGCCGAGCTGTCCTTGTCCATCCTTAGCCATCTCACGAGACTCTACAGCTGTAGAAGCCGTGCGGCGGAAGGTATTATTCACTTCATTGCTGCTGGCTACCAGCTGCTCTACAGCGGCGTTAGTATCCATGCTGAGATCAATCAGTTCTCCGCTGAATTCAGCAATCTTCTGCTTCAGTTCATTTTTTACAATAAGGTATTGCTCTTCCTTCTCTCTGATGTTCTCTTTCTCATAGGCTTCAAGCACCAGCTGCTGCTCCAGATTGAGAAGCTTTGTTAGGGTCTGAACCACTTTCAGCCGCTCATTATCCTTAAGACTCTCACCATAGACTACTGTAATAAAAACATTCTGAAGATTCTGGAATGCCGACAGATACCATTTAGGCTCTAGTCCCACCCGCTTATGGATCTTGGCTATCGTCAGCCGCTTGGCAATATACTGTTCGTCCACATTTCCGTCGAATATCTCAATAATATGCAGCTTTAATGTTCTTTTCAGTCGCTCAATGCTGCTATGCTCAAGTATGATCCTCTCAAGCTTATCTACACCGAGTACAGTATTGTAGAACTGGTCGGTAATGTAGTCGATTTCACGTTCCACCGTAGGCTTCATCAAGCGTAAAAGGTTTAAATCTTCCTCAGTAAGGTCAATCATTCGCATCTGTTCGTTCAGCTCATCATGCCCGTTCAGGGTATGAAAAGCTGTCGTGGCAATGGGTGCATTAAGCTCGCTGTCCTTGGAGTGCGCGTCGGGAGATTCCTCGTTAGTCTTGCGTAATTGAATGCCATGCATAAATGAAAAAGGACACTTCCCCATACTTCCACTCTCCCTGAATTTCTAAAAATTAGCATTGCAAATATAGCAATATTCTAACCTACGAGAGAGATAATTGTAAAGAATTTTAAGTATTATTTTGTAGAATAATGTTGTATAAACCGCAGTATTGGATAGAATTGTGTCTTATTTTGTCGAATAAAGTGTAGCATTGATTGATCATAGTATATGGTCATCAAATCTCCAACAAGAACATATGTTCTAGCTGGTGATTTCAGCAATCTGCGATAGTGCTAATAGATCCAAAATGGTTACGCTCCGGTTGTTTACTTGAATTAGCTTCATCCGCTCGAGCTGGTTCAGCTTACGGCTGAGTGTTTCAGGCGTCGTACCGATCATCGCTGCGAACTCTTTTTTGGCAGCCGGCAGATGAAGCATTGGTTGCCCCTCTCCCCCGCCTGTCGACAGTGATTGTTTGGCATATAGATGCAGCAGCAGCCGGGCCAGCCGTTTTTCCGCCTCAAAAATATGCAGTGCTCCTGCCAGCTCATCGGCCTGCTGCAGCTGCTCACTAACGGACTTCAGGAAGCTGAAGGCCAGGCCGGCATTACTTGCTATCAAAGGCATAAAATCTTCACGCCGCATCCGGCAAATATATCCGCTTTCCACCACTTCGGCTGTAGCGTAATGCTGTTTATTATGAAGCAGGGCAAACTGGCCAAAGTAATCTCCAGGAAAAAGAAAACGGAGTATATGCTGCTTCCCCTCTATGCTGGTCTGGGTTAGCTTTATCAGCCCATTATTGACAACAAATAAGGAGTCTGACTGCTCTCCTTCTCTGAACACCACGTTTCCTTTTCCATAGAACTCAGACTCAATGATCGACTCTACCTTATGCAGCTCCTGATCAGGCAAAGCAACAAAAACCGGTACCTGACGGACACAGGAGTCCTTATGGCATGTATTACATTTCATTATGCATCGTTCCTTCCTGACTGCCTTATGCCAACATATCAGGATTATGCCAACTTCCCGGTGACCCCGCGCACAATAATCTTGAAAACTTGATCTGTATCAAGGATTATGCCGTTCCTTCGCTTCATAATAGAGGTAGAGAGATGATAGAGGAGATGGACAGCTATGCAGCAGTATACTTTTGGAGATATGCGGAAGATGGACAGAGCCAGGCTTGGCAATATGGTGCCGCTGGAGCTGTTCCGTACGATAAGACTGATTGGCATGAACCAGGGTCTACCTATGGGCGGTAAAGGTACAACGCTAACTGTAGGAAGAAAAATCGGTGAGAGCCTTCCGGTTACTAGTGTGGATGAGCTGCTGGCACTTTTTGAGGAGCTGAAAATCGGTATTCCGCGGATTGTCTATTCGGATGAGCACAGGATGAATATTGCTGTTGAGGATTGCTTCTGTAAAGGCCTGCCGACACTGGAAGAAGAGAAAATGATTTGTGATTTAGAAGGTGCCATCCTGGAGGGAGCGTTGACTAAACTGTTTGGCCGCAGGGTAAGCGTAAGAGAAATTAAGTGTAATGCCACCGGTGATGAGTATTGTGAGTATGAAGTAAAGCTGTAACCCTAAGGGGAAAATCAAGAGAAAGCAGGAGATTACTATGGAAAAGAAAAATATTAGCGAAGCTATTCAACATCTGGAGGAGCGTTTTACGAAAAAGGTGCTGTTTCAAAAGGGAGACAGTATAGTGTTCGTGCTTAATTTTATGCCAGGTCAAAAGCTTCCGGCGCACACTCATCCCGGAGCAGATGTGTACATTTATGCTCTCCAAGGAAAGGGCACCATTACTGTAAATGATGCTGACGAGGAATTTGCTGAGGGTGAAGTTATCCACATTGCGGATGATGAGGTTTTTGCTTATCGTAACAGCGGAACCACTCCGGCCAGTCTCCATGTTGTAATATCAAAGCTTCCGAGCGCAGCATACGCTAAAGAAATTTAAATATCGCTATAACCCGGATGTAAACTCTATCTGCAGGAGAACTCTCCTGTGGATAGGGTTTTTGTTATGTAAAAAAGCAGGAGCTCTTCCGAAGAAGAACTCCTGCTCTTATAATCGAACTATCCTAATGGATAGTGCCGAATTACTTAGTGATTGTAGCTACGCTACCTGCACCAACTGTACGTCCGCCTTCACGAATGGAGAATTTAGTACCTTCTTCAATCGCGATTGGGGAGATCAGTTGTACGGTTACAGTGATGTTATCACCAGGCATAACCATTTCAGTACCTTCTGGCAGGTTGATGATACCAGTTACGTCAGTTGTACGGAAGTAGAACTGTGGACGGTAACCAGTGAAGAATGGTTTGTGACGTCCGCCTTCTTCTTTAGTCAGAACGTAGATCTGAGCACTGAACTCAGTGTGTGGCTTAACGGAGTTTGGCTTAGCCAATACTTGACCGCGCTCGATGTTGTTACGGTCAACACCACGCAGCAGTGCGCCGATGTTGTCGCCAGCTTGAGCGGAATCCAGCAATTTACGGAACATTTCTACGCCCGTTACTACTGATTTCTTAGTTTCTTCGTGAATACCAACGATTTCGATTTCTTCTCCGACTTTAACTGTTCCGCGTTCTACGCGGCCAGTTGCCACGGTACCGCGGCCAGTGATGGAGAATACGTCCTCGACAGGCATCAAGAAAGGCTTGTCAGTTGCACGTTCTGGAAGTGGGATGTAAGTGTCGATAGTTTCGAACATTTCAACAATCTTGTTAGCCCACTCACCTTCAGGGTTCTGCAGAGCTTCACGAGCAGAACCACGAACGATTGGAGTGTCATCGCCTGGGAAGTCGTATTCGCTCAGAAGGTCGCGAACTTCCATTTCAACCAGTTCCAAGAGCTCTTCGTCTTCAACCATGTCGCATTTGTTCAGGAATACAACAATGTAAGGAACGCCTACCTGACGGGAGAGCAGGATGTGCTCGCGAGTCTGTGGCATTGGGCCGTCAGCTGCGGATACAACCAGGATTGCTCCGTCCATCTGCGCTGCGCCAGTGATCATGTTTTTAACATAGTCGGCGTGTCCAGGGCAGTCTACGTGTGCGTAGTGACGGTTAGGAGTTTCATATTCAACGTGAGCTGTGGAGATAGTGATACCACGTTCGCGCTCTTCTGGAGCTTTATCGATTTGGTCGAAAGCTACAGCAGCACCGCCGTATTTTTTGGACAATACAATAGTGATTGCTGCAGTAAGAGTCGTTTTACCATGGTCGACGTGACCGATAGTACCGATGTTAACGTGTGGTTTGTTACGTTCAAACTTTGCCTTTGCCATTTGAACAGTTCCTCCTTTAATGTGGGGTCCTTATATTTGAGCCGTCCGCCTATATGCAATTCTATGATGACTTAAGTGTAATATCCGGACGGCAAGTTAAAAATGGTGACTATTCTCCACCCTTGTTCTTGGAAATGATTTCTTCAGCAATGGATTTAGGTACTTCCTCATAGTGAGAAAGCTCCATTGAGAATACGCCACGTCCTTGAGTACCGGAACGGAGAGTTGTGGAGTATCCGAACATTTCGGACAAAGGCACCTTAGCACGGATAATTTGAGCACCACCACGGGAATCCATACCTTCGATTCTGCCGCGACGGGAGTTCAGCATACCCATAACATCGCCCATGTATTCCTCAGGAACAGTTACTTCCACTTTCATGATTGGCTCAAGCAGAGCAGGCTTACACTTGTCTTTAGCTGCTTTGAGCGCCATCGATCCGGCAATTTTAAATGCCATTTCGTTGGAGTCAACATCATGGTATGAACCATCAACGATGGTTGCCTTAACGTCCACAAGCGGGAAGCCTGCGATAACGCCGTTTTTCATTTGCTCTTCAATACCGGCAAGTGCAGGAGCGATGTATTCTCTTGGTACAGAACCACCGACAACTTTACTTTCGAATTGGCTGCCAGTACCCGGCTCGAGAGGTTCGAATTCAACCCATACGTGACCATACTGACCGCGACCGCCGGACTGGCGAACGAATTTACCTTCAACACGTGCTGGTGCTTTGAATGTTTCGCGGTAAGCAACCTGTGGTTTACCCACGTTGGTTTCTACTTTGAATTCGCGGCGCATACGGTCGATGATAATGTCAAGGTGAAGCTCACCCATACCTGCCAGGATGGTTTGGCCAGTTTCTTCATCAGTATGCGCACGAAGAGTTGGATCCTCTTCAGTCAGCTTACCGAGAGCAACGCCCAATTTATCTTGGTCGGCTTTGGTTTTTGGTTCAACTGCGATTTCGATAACCGGATCAGGGAAGTTCATGGATTCCAGGATTACCGGGTGCTTCTCATCGCAAAGGGTATCGCCAGTACTTGTGTCCTTCAGACCAACAGCTGCTGCGATATCACCAGCGTAAACGATGGAGATTTCTTGACGGCTGTTAGCATGCATCTGCAGAATACGGCCGATACGCTCACGTTTGCCCTTAGTAGCGTTAACTACGTAAGAACCGGATTCCAGGACACCGGAGTATACACGGAAGAACGTGAGTTTACCAACATAAGGGTCAGTCATGATTTTAAATGCCAGTGCTGAGAATGGTTCTTCGTCCGAAGAGTGACGAACCGCTTCAGTTCCGTCATCCAGATGACCTTGAATAGCCGGTACATCTACTGGGGATGGCAAGTAATCAACGACAGCGTCCATCATCAGCTGAACGCCCTTATTGCGGTAGGAGGATCCAACGATTACAGGGAAGATTTTAACTTCTACTACGCCTTTGCGCAGAGCAGCTTTGATCTCTTCAACTGTAATTTCTTCACCTTCCAGGTACTTCATAGTCAGATCTTCGTCAAGTTCTGCAACCTTTTCGATCAGCTCAAGACGCAGAGTCTCAACTTGTTCCAGATAGTCAGCCGGAATTTCCGTTACTTCGATGTTTTGGCCCAGATCATCTTTGAAGATGTGAGCTTTTTGCTCAACCAGGTCAATGATACCAACGAAGTCGTTCTCAGCGCCAATTGGCAGTTGAATTGCAACTGCATTGGCTTGCAGGCGATCACGCATGCTCTCAACAACGTTAAGGAAGTCCGCACCGATGATATCCATTTTGTTTACATATGCGATACGAGGTACGCCGTACCGGTCAGCCTGTCTCCATACAGTTTCAGACTGAGGCTCAACGCCTTCTTTCGCACTGAAAACACCAACTGCTCCATCCAATACACGTAGGGAACGTTCAACTTCAACTGTGAAGTCAACGTGTCCTGGAGTATCAATGATATTGATGCGGTGACCCTTCCAAGAAGCAGTTGTAGCAGCGGAAGTAATCGTAATTCCGCGCTCTTGTTCTTGTTC
Proteins encoded:
- the rplD gene encoding 50S ribosomal protein L4 gives rise to the protein MPKVTLFNISGNEVGEVELSDSVFGIEPNVHVLHEAALMQRASLRRGTHKVKGRSEVRGGGRKPWKQKGTGRARQGSIRSPQWKGGGVVFGPTPRSYSWKLPKKVRRLAIKSALSSKVIGNDIIVLDSLTLNAPKTKEFAAILNNLKVDSKALIVAPSYDDNVALSARNIPGVKFVAADGINVLDVLTYDKLIITKEAVLKVEEVFA
- the tuf gene encoding elongation factor Tu codes for the protein MAKAKFERNKPHVNIGTIGHVDHGKTTLTAAITIVLSKKYGGAAVAFDQIDKAPEERERGITISTAHVEYETPNRHYAHVDCPGHADYVKNMITGAAQMDGAILVVSAADGPMPQTREHILLSRQVGVPYIVVFLNKCDMVEDEELLELVEMEVRDLLSEYDFPGDDTPIVRGSAREALQNPEGEWANKIVEMFETIDTYIPLPERATDKPFLMPVEDVFSITGRGTVATGRVERGTVKVGEEIEIVGIHEETKKSVVTGVEMFRKLLDSAQAGDNIGALLRGVDRNNIERGQVLAKPNSVKPHTEFSAQIYVLTKEEGGRHKPFFTGYRPQFYFRTTDVTGIINLPEGTEMVMPGDNITVTVQLISPIAIEEGTKFSIREGGRTVGAGSVATITK
- a CDS encoding globin-coupled sensor protein yields the protein MGKCPFSFMHGIQLRKTNEESPDAHSKDSELNAPIATTAFHTLNGHDELNEQMRMIDLTEEDLNLLRLMKPTVEREIDYITDQFYNTVLGVDKLERIILEHSSIERLKRTLKLHIIEIFDGNVDEQYIAKRLTIAKIHKRVGLEPKWYLSAFQNLQNVFITVVYGESLKDNERLKVVQTLTKLLNLEQQLVLEAYEKENIREKEEQYLIVKNELKQKIAEFSGELIDLSMDTNAAVEQLVASSNEVNNTFRRTASTAVESREMAKDGQGQLGSLSGQINLIYESTNEMERSVNELSSSSRQIQRIVAAVQEIADQTKILSLNATIEAARAGEHGRGFSVVASEVSRLAEDTKSTVVRIGDLTQQSAELTRQVVQEIRKVQELTRSGKEQSVETSRLFSVIVDSMQASTQEIVVVEEEIKVLIQTIEGIGSTTAQSAASAEYFKSATDNL
- a CDS encoding Crp/Fnr family transcriptional regulator; translated protein: MKCNTCHKDSCVRQVPVFVALPDQELHKVESIIESEFYGKGNVVFREGEQSDSLFVVNNGLIKLTQTSIEGKQHILRFLFPGDYFGQFALLHNKQHYATAEVVESGYICRMRREDFMPLIASNAGLAFSFLKSVSEQLQQADELAGALHIFEAEKRLARLLLHLYAKQSLSTGGGEGQPMLHLPAAKKEFAAMIGTTPETLSRKLNQLERMKLIQVNNRSVTILDLLALSQIAEITS
- the rpsJ gene encoding 30S ribosomal protein S10; this translates as MAKQKIRIRLKAYDHRILDQSAEKIVETAKRSGAGVSGPIPLPTEKQIITILRAVHKYKDSREQFEQRTHKRLIDIVNPTPQTVDALMRLDLPSGVDIEIKL
- the rplC gene encoding 50S ribosomal protein L3, whose amino-acid sequence is MKGILGKKLGMTQVFTPEGNVIAVSVIEAGPCVVLQKKDLNIDGYEAVQLGFSDKKESRSNKPEQGHAKKANATPKRYVREIRGVDLGALEVGQELKADIFTEGEFVDVTGTSKGKGFQGNIKRWGQSRGPMSHGSRYHRRPGSMGSIQANRVPKGKRLPGHMGHTTVTVQKLEIIKVDVERNVLLVKGAIPGPKNSFVKVKETVKK
- a CDS encoding cupin domain-containing protein, coding for MEKKNISEAIQHLEERFTKKVLFQKGDSIVFVLNFMPGQKLPAHTHPGADVYIYALQGKGTITVNDADEEFAEGEVIHIADDEVFAYRNSGTTPASLHVVISKLPSAAYAKEI
- a CDS encoding V4R domain-containing protein, with the protein product MQQYTFGDMRKMDRARLGNMVPLELFRTIRLIGMNQGLPMGGKGTTLTVGRKIGESLPVTSVDELLALFEELKIGIPRIVYSDEHRMNIAVEDCFCKGLPTLEEEKMICDLEGAILEGALTKLFGRRVSVREIKCNATGDEYCEYEVKL